A stretch of the Lactuca sativa cultivar Salinas chromosome 9, Lsat_Salinas_v11, whole genome shotgun sequence genome encodes the following:
- the LOC111902191 gene encoding uncharacterized protein LOC111902191: MELFNIHACAYIVLHHINLKSSCPANIDESTWLRLDAVIKEWIYTTISLDLMKNGATAQELWNRLEEIFQDKNETRADYIEEQFNTTRQDSFSNINDYYFPLKNLVDQLTNISNSITGNKMFLQLIFGLTKGGYDTIVAFIQQNDPLPSFNKACS; the protein is encoded by the coding sequence ATGGAACTTTTTAACATACATGCATGTGCCTATATTGTGCTTCACCATATCAACCTTAAATCTTCTTGTCCTGCTAATATCGATGAATCTACTTGGCTTCGCCTAGATGCGGTTATCAAAGAGTGGATCTACACAACAATCTCTTTGGATCTCATGAAAAATGGGGCTACAGCTCAAGAACTCTGGAACCGTCTTGAAGAAATATTTCAAGATAAAAATGAAACAAGAGCAGACTACATCGAAGAACAGTTCAACACCACTCGTCAAGATTCCTTCTCAAACATCAACGATTACTACTTCCCTCTAAAAAACCTTGTTGATCAACTCACCAATATAAGTAACTCGATCACTGGAAATAAAATGTTTCTACAATTGATTTTCGGTTTAACAAAAGGTGGCTACGATACCATTGTTGCGTTCATTCAACAAAATGACCCATTGCCAAGTTTCAATAAGGCTTGTTCTTAG
- the LOC128128887 gene encoding uncharacterized protein LOC128128887 has translation MASSPNPTDQNFIVVDFHYNGQFAPNPLVYFDPDRASVRDVDFSGFEYEQFMEFLHKLTKSRSKDIYFCLPQESLGLGIHTLVNDGDYKEFLDLAYTNDKRMNVYVDHHNEPIFDWIEAKESESENEDLDEDEDSVIQDSYSVDHEEDDATYPFPANKTAHDRFLNILCEPIESEDKDDEYVPPQYPVYDERQPWDQMKPIIGMRFCNPTELKHMLSNYAVANGYDLWFEKNDSDRLLMKCCKKNKSPSCPFRLWASWMSKEKTFQIKSLVNEHNCCRVFKFGSIVTYRWIGKHFMSQIIENLKMSARKMKAKVSTTFNINVSVGQCRNAKKFALQEIEGSLIEHYGRLWSYGEEIIRSNPGSTVRLDVDIMPDSITLFSKFYVCFKAVRDGWLEGCRPVIGLDGCFLKGIVRGEVLSAVGRDANNHIYPLAWDVVCVENKETWKWFIDLLMDDINGGLGAGITLLSDGHKGLLQAVKERCPEAEHRQCARHILANFNKRFTGQQYIKLFWRAVRASTVEKFRGVMEKIKSIDTHAYDYLIDRDPTTWSKAFFQEGRDCDAVENGVSESFNSAIRHARRRPIITMLEEIRLFMMERIYTQRVEGMEWDLLICPTIRKCIEDLKVKQRLWGVTPCGYQKYEVRFTDVAYGVDLIAKKCACRIWQLTGIPCLHGVAAISYLNHDAEAYVSQSYTTEAYLKCYKYSINPLNSSEMWPDVPYHKPLPPKRRRLPGRPSVKRKRDAIERDLSGPSRQTVSRRGSIIKCGICKEPGHNKKKCPSNQQSNTSGEYF, from the exons ATGGCATCATCTCCAAATCCTACTGATCAGAACTTCATTGTAGTGGATTTCCACTACAATGGTCAGTTTGCACCCAATCCCTTAGTTTACTTTGATCCCGACAGAGCATCAGTGCGAGATGTTGACTTCAGTGGGTTTGAGTATGAGCAATTCATGGAATTCCTTCACAAGCTCACCAAATCGAGAAGCAAAGACATCTATTTCTGCCTTCCACAAGAGTCTTTAGGTCTTGGAATTCATACACTGGTGAACGACGGTGATTACAAGGAATTTTTGGATTTGGCGTACACTAATGACAAGAGAATGAATGTATATGTGGATCACCATAATGAACCTATCTTCGACTGGATTGAGGCTAAGGAAAGTGAAAGTGAAAATGAAGACTTAGATGAAGATGAGGATTCAGTTATTCAAGATTCATATTCTGTTGATCATGAAGAAGATGATGCTACCTATCCATTTCCAGCAAACAAAACTGCACATGATAGATTTTTAAACATCCTTTGTGAACCTATAGAGAGTGAAGATAAAGATGATGAATACGTGCCACCCCAGTACCCTGTGTATGATGAGAGACAGCCATGGGATCAGATGAAACCAATTATAGGTATGCGATTTTGTAACCCTACTGAGCTTAAACATATGTTAAGCAATTATGCAGTTGCTAATGGGTATGATCTATGGTTTGAAAAAAATGACTCTGATAGATTGTTAATGAAATGTTGCAAAAAGAATAAGTCACCATCTTGCCCTTTCAGACTATGGgcctcctggatgagtaaagaaaagacttttcaGATCAAATCTCTAGTGAATGAACATAATTGTTGTAGGGTGTTTAAGTTTGGGTCAATTGTAACTTATAGGTGGATAGGGAAACATTTTATGAGTCAAATTATAGAGAACCTAAAAATGAGTGCAAGGAAGATGAAAGCTAAAGTGTCAACAACATTCAACATAAATGTGAGTGTGGGGCAATGCAGAAATGCAAAGAAATTTGCATTACAAGAGATTGAAGGAAGTTTAATTGAACATTATGGGAGATTGTGGTCATATGGTGAGGAAATTATCAGGTCAAATCCTGGGTCTACTGTGAGATTGGATGTAGACATCATGCCAGATTCCATAACTTTGTTTTCTAAGTTTTATGTGTGTTTCAAAGCTGTAAGGGATGGTTGGTTAGAAGGGTGCAGGCCTGTAATTGGGCTTGATGGTTGCTTTTTAAAGGGTATAGTTAGAGGAGAAGTTCTTTCAGCTGTTGGGAGAGATGCAAACAACCACATCTACCCTTTAGCATGGGATGTGGTATGTGTTGAGAATAAAGAAACATGGAAGTGGTTCATAGATTTGCTTATGGATGACATTAATGGTGGTCTTGGTGCAGGCATTACCCTTCTTTCTGATGGACACAAG GGGTTATTACAAGCAGTTAAGGAAAGATGTCCAGAAGCTGAACATAGACAATGTGCTAGACACATCCTGGCCAATTTTAATAAAAGGTTTACTGGTcaacaatacataaagttattttggagGGCTGTAAGGGCTAGTACTGTGGAGAAGTTCAGAGGTGTAATGGAGAAGATCAAATCTATTGATACTCATGCTTATGATTACCTTATAGACAGAGATCCTACTACCTGGTCTAAGGCATTCTTTCAAGAAGGAAGAGATTGTGATGCAGTGGAGAATGGGGTCAGTGAGAGTTTCAATTCTGCTATTAGGCATGCTAGAAGGAGACCTATAATCACTATGCTGGAGGAGATTAGGTTATTTATGATGGAAAGGATATACACTCAAAGAGTTGAAGGAATGGAATGGgatttgcttatatgtccaaCTATTAGGAAGTGTATAGAAGATCTGAAGGTTAAACAAAG ATTGTGGGGAGTTACTCCTTGTGGTTATCAAAAGTATGAGGTTAGATTCACTGATGTTGCATATGGAGTGGATCTAATTGCAAAGAAGTGTGCATGTAGAATATGGCAACTTACAGGGATACCATGCTTACATGGAGTGGCAGCAATCTCTTACTTAAATCATGATGCTGAGGCATATGTGTCCCAATCATACACTACTGAGGCTTACCTAAAATGCTACAAATATAGCATTAATCCTCTTAATAGTAGTGAAATGTGGCCAGATGTTCCATACCATAAGCCTTTGCCTCCCAAAAGAAGAAGATTACCTGGTAGGCCATCAGTGAAAAGGAAGAGGGATGCAATTGAACGAGATTTGAGTGGACCAAGTAGACAAACTGTCTCAAGAAGGGGAAGCATAATAAAGTGTGGTATTTGTAAGGAACCAGGTCACAACAAGAAAAAGTGTCCATCTAACCAACAAAGCAATACATCAGGTGAatatttttaa
- the LOC111902232 gene encoding uncharacterized protein LOC111902232: protein MASSYSISSSLNRSSKKSTVNDPKTCDCGFPARILTSTTPKNPGRHFMVCNEGKCKYWKWLDVELVQMPLMEVVEGMKAELVALKTEVEKVKEDMEQMKKEKYSDAIAMKEKIYKFTIGFLFLIIVYMMK from the exons ATGGCTTCTTCCTACAGCATCTCATCCTCCCTCAATCGATCAAGCAAGAAATCCACAGTGAATGATCCAAAAACTTGTGATTGTGGGTTCCCTGCACGTATTCTAACATCAACAACACCAAAGAATCCAGGGAGGCATTTCATGGTGTGCAATGAG GGTAAATGCAAATATTGGAAATGGTTGGATGTAGAACTTGTACAGATGCCTCTAATGGAAGTGGTGGAGGGAATGAAAGCTGAATTAGTAGCATTGAAGACCGAAGTAGAGAAGGTGAAGGAAGACATGGAACAGATGAAGAAGGAAAAGTACTCTGATGCCATTGCAATGAAGGAGAAAATATATAAGTTTACCATTGGATTTCTTTTTCTGATCATCGTGTATATGATGAAATGA